CTCTTCTTCCTAAATAACATAGAaaagatttcatttcttctaaTCAATTTGCTCCCTTGAGTTTAGGAAGAAATGCCaaaaaaatccattattttaaaagcatatttcctaattattaatatataatgttcattataaattatttgaaattatagagaagtatgaagaaaagaaacttcACCCATAATCCTATCTCCTAAACATGATCACTGTTTAACATTTTGGGTATTTTCTACTGCTTTGTAACTCAGATACTTACAGTTTActtagtatatatatacatttaagatCACATTTAAATACAGTCCCATACCctgctttaaaaagtaaactaaacgggggcttccctggtggcgcagtggttgagaatctgcctgccaatgcaggggacgtgggttcgagccctggtctgggaggatcccgcgtgccgcggagcaactcggcccgtgagccacggttgctgagcctgcgagtctggagcctgtgctcggcaacgagaggccgcgatggtgaggggcccacgcaccgcgatgaagagtggcccccacaccgctatgaagagtggcccccgcttgccacaactggagaaagccctcgcacagaaacgaagacccaacacagccatacatacataaataaaaagaatgtaagtagacaagaatagcattaaaaaaaaataattaaaaaaaaaaaagtaaactaaacgTTAACTTGTGGATGTTTttccaaactatcaaaaaaaatttttttttattaatttatttcatttatttatttttggctgcgttggggcttcattgctgtgcgcggcctttctctagttgtagtgagcaggggctactcttcgttgtggtgcatgggcttctcattgcagtggcttctcttgttgtggagcatgggccctaggcacacaggcttcagtagttgtggcacgcgggctcagtagttgtggctcacaggctgtagagtgcaggctcggtatttgtagtgcacgggcttagttgctccgcagcatgtgggatctgcccggaccagggcttgaacccatgtcccctacattggcaggcagattcttaaccactgcgccaccagggaagtccctcaaaaaaatttttaaaacattaatggtTATACTCTACACTAAGAACTCATGTACCATAAACTATATAACTGTTTTCCAGTATTAGATTCTTCCTAGATTCTTTTCACTCGACTATTAGAGAAACCAAAGTGACAGAATCATAATACAGAAATCTTTGTGTGAATCTCTATTTCCTTAACACAATTCTCTAAAAATGGAATCAAAGTATGAAATTTTTTTCAGGCTCTTGTTACATGTATTAATAAACTGCTGTCCAGAGAGGCTGTAACAATTTCAACTCCACGAACAGTGTATGACAGTGCCCATCTCCAATGCAGCTTTGGTAGAATTGaaactatatatttttccaaacatAGCATTTCATTATATGCTTATTTATTATTAgggtattaaaaatacaaatgttatTAGCAATAAATTCTTCTCCTATAAATTGTAGGTTCATGCCTTTTGCTCACTTTTCTATTGATTTGCAAAAGGTATTGATACGATTAAGATCACTAATCCTTAGTCACTGGCTGTAAAACTGTGTCTTGGTTCCCCATTTTACCCTAACTTGTATTGTTTGGCATCTGagctttgtggatttttttgcctgtttgtataatattaatataattaaatctatcttttcttttgtaattccTTCCAATTCTTGGATTTAGAAGGACCTTCTCAATCcagaaattttaaacatattcccTTATAATGACTTCCATTTTACATAATTCTTTACTCCATTTAGAATTTTTGTgtacaaaagtaaaacaaattgaTTTTGTGCCTGTAAGTTTTAATATAATAGTCCTGACTCATATTCCACGTGTACTTTATATCactaatacataaatattaattgattgCATCAATTAAAAGTTACTTACTAAAGAATGAATACAATTTTTAGTTCTTTCTCCATAAGATTATACAAGTCAAATCCTAATACCACAAATAACCTAACAACAATTCAGTACAATTTGAGAATTGTGAACTTAAGTTAATAATCCATTTCTTTTATGCCATACTTTATATGATAAAAATCTATTATAACATGTGAATTACATCTAAAtcaagcttttattttaaaaatctgttatacCCAAGGCAATTAACCAGTCCCTTAAAATTCCTTACAGTTTGAATTTGGTCTAAGAAGCTCTTATGATAAATATGATGCTatgttgtaaaagaaaaaaaaaaaaattaggcaaaactttaaaacttcagGTCTGCAATTTATAACTCAGAAGCTACTAAGAAGTTAGTTGTCCAAGAACTCTATTCTAAGAATGCTTCTAACTAGGTAATCAAGTGGCCTAGAACTTATATTTAAACATTCAATGATCGGATAATTCAGAATCATAGTTTTGGTGCGAAAAGGAAACCTATGCATCTAATTTTCTCAAGCAAAGGCAATTTCACTATTAATTAATCATTAGTACATTTGAGCTTATTTAACAAATGGAGATATTAAAAACTTTTAGTTGATTACTTAATGCATCCTCTGAATTCACTCAGTTAGCCAATAAATTATCTTACAAACCTCAGTGAATATAATGTATTGAGTTCTTAATTAACAGCTATACACTGTTCCACACATCAGGGGTGCAAGGTAAACTCAAAGAACTTTACACTTTTGGGTGGGAGGCATATATAAGTAAAcaaacatgtttaaaataatggaaagaaacagTAAGTGGTTACAAAGAATAAAGTAGGATAAAGGGTTAGAAGATAGCTGAGACCCCCTCTCTGAGGAAGAAACATGTGAGATAAAACATGTCAAGAAGGTAGCCACACAAAGATTTGCGGAAAGAGCATTCCAAGCAGGAGGAGCAAGTGCAAAACCCTAAGCCAGGTGTCAGCTACGCAAGCTCGGtgtgaaaagaacagaaaaatcagtGTGACTGAGGCACTGTAAACACGGGGAAAAGTAAAGAATGTGAAAGCTGGGAGAGGCAAACGGGCCAGAAATCCAGAAAGATATATTTCTCTGAACtttacatttctaaaacaaacaaatatacttTCTTACTATTcttactatttatatatttatactatttatataaataagtatagCTTCCATAAGCTAATTTATACAGctggaataaagacatttttaaaaaatcacttcataGGGGTGACTTAGACTAGTAACTTCAGTTTAGAAAGAGTTTAGGTCAGAACTTCCTGGAAATCAAGGAATCTAGTTTAAAGGAAGTTACAAGACTGGAGTATTTTTGTCTCCAACTCTCCCCAACAGTATTTTTGGAATAGACAGTAATTtgcataaaagaaaatgatactgaAGGCATAGGGGGAAAAGAcccctgttttccttttaattattccTGCAAAtgacaataaacaataaaaacagcaagcaaatataaatgatttacccacattttaataaagttttcttaCCTCCAACATGGCAACTAACTCTGATTTGGAAATGCCAATTCGGTCTCGGTCACAACTGTCTACTACATAAATGACTGCATCTGTGTTTGAATAATAACATCTCCAGTATGGCCtgaagaaaattcagaaagggagaatatattattatttgaaagaagaagaaactggtATGTTACTTCATATGCTAGGACTTGGCAATGATGGGGTGGGGGGTATTACTTGCCAATCCTTCCCCATCCATGCCAGAATCAATGCCATAATGATTCATTGTTTCTGATGGACATATATCATATCCCTCAGATGGGATGGGGTGGAAAGAATATTGATAAACATAAATCACAGGACCAAGGAGCTTCAGAATGAGTTCAGACTTTAGGCtgagagaatatatttataatctataaaatcacTAAATATACCGATAAAAAAAGTTCCACACAGACCTGATCGTTACATCTTAACTAGAAACTCCTTAAGAGGaatgagttctttaaaaaaatttttaatatgattttatgtAACAGACATTAAACTGATCACTGAAGACAAGAAGTAGAAATGGCTAAAATAAGAAATTGACTCAAAAGTGgttcaagaaataaaatgagttacAGGGCAGCAGGATGTCTGGGGAATTCACTACTGATCTTTTAAGATGGTAAGTACCCTAGTGAGTGAGCACTGACAGTCACTAAACATTCACAGTTGCCATGTCAAGCACAGAATGCTGGGCAGGAGACTTGAATTCCAGAGGGCATTTATGTTCACATTAGTCCTAAATGGTGGGCCCAAAAGGTATTTTTATGAAATCCAAAACAGTCTGTCTCACAGAAGAAGGGACTGACAAGAACTAACTAGAGGaccctttttatttaaaaactactgAAGTAATTCGGTCTTGAGATTTTCATGAAAAGATTTTTCATTGAAGTGATATCTGAAAAACTGGCTTCCTTAGATTTTAATTCTTTAGTTAAAATCTTTAATTCTCAGATTTTAATTGAGAGAATAAGCCCGTTTTACCTCATTTTAAACTAGGTGTCTCCCATTAAATTACAAAAGAAGACATATTTTGGTTTACTCCTGTTAACCCTAAAAGAGCCAATAAAGAAAGATTCAATACCACAAAATGATCTGGCCTTTGCACCATACCTGATACTTGTCTGTCCTCCTAAATCCCAGACTTGGAATTTTAGGTTCTTGTATGTTACCGTCTCAACATTAAATCCAATGGctggaaaagaaatcaaattagCGGTATATGTAGACTAATACATTCTGTCTTCAAAGTATCCAATCTGAGTTTCAGCAATTAATGGTAATTGCTGAATCACACTGTTGGTTCAAATATCATCCCATTTAAGATAAGACAGTATGCTGTgctacacacgcacacatacgcACACCAATTAGCAAGATCAACACCACTTTCAGGGTATATAAGAACCCCCAGCTACCTCTGCAATTATATAATTCTTAGCTCAGTGGAAACCCTATTATGTTAAACTCCCTTCAAAATACAGTACTGGCATACAAAAGTGTTCAGAAAGTTATATTTAGAAAGGATAGTTGTAGATGTATCACAAAAAATGGAATTTTGGTAGGTTGCAAATAAACAGGGAACAAAACCAAGAAAGCCTACATAGACTCTAAACTTCAGTAGGTAAGAGCACAGCAATGGCTGTATACCTCTTTATGGAAGCTGACTTCTCTAAGGCTGGCAATCTCACAGACCCTCTGAAGACTTCCTCAAGAGCTCATTTGTAATAAGGTCATAGCTAGATGGTCAAAGGGGAGGAGTCCCATGCCTTTTCCCTGCCATCCTTCTTAGCGGGAGCTCTCGCATCACATGCCCAAGGCAAGATATTACTATTTTCCATTGAAAGGAATCTGAAGGAGATGGAGAGGCTACTGAAAAAAACTCAGGAgctacatatacaaatattactAAGATttcacaaacttaaaaaaaaaaatcaaagtaaaaaatgATTTACAGCTATAACTGGAcaattaattttttagatttaaGTTTATACTAGTAAATGATGATTATGAGTATATggcaagtataaaaaaaaaaactatactatAGCAAACCTGAgtgaaaaactaaaaagcaaGTTCATGATGTCTCCCTTAGAATTAAGCAGCAGGGTAATCACTGTCTTCAGCCTCAGTTAGGAATGTTGTTTATTTGCAAAGGACAAGGGCGTGGTACGAACCACATGTGCTTGCTGAAATGCAATCCACTGGGCTATGTGTATTGCAGGGGCCACCATGACTCAACTGTAGCAGATTGAGTTGGGTGATTTTGAGAACCAAAAACCAAGGAAGCTGAAATTTACTGAAGGTGGCATAAAGAAGTAACAGATGACACAGGGTTTGAAAAGTTCTTCTTTCACAAAAgcgacactttttttttaaatctggaaatTTAAATAGTACTAAATATAGAAATACCTTGAGTGACAGAGTAACTTTAAAGgcataatttaaatattcttgagcAAACTCTACAAACTATTAGTTTAAATGTACTAATCTTACTAATCTAAGTAAATTCAGGGCAACAAATGAAAATAGCATAAGTAACAGAACAGTCTTCTTATGTAGTAAATTAAGACTGTTGGAGAATATTCTTCTAAGATATCAATTGATTTAAAGTCAGGGTGTTTCTTTTCTTGATATTCTTAAGTACCAGATTCAACACTCAGTCTCAActcagatctttaaaaaaatcaatagaattactAAAGAGAAACTAATCTTAATCAAATAGTaacaaatacagaagaaaaaccaCTTCACACGTAATAATATCACTTCATATCTATATAATTCTTTACACAggtttataaagtattttatatactaCATTTATTTCCCCCTCAAAGCcaatgtatatttattatcttcattttatcaaCAAAGATACTGGCTCTCAATGAGATTAGGTGGCTTAACTCTACCCAACTTTTAAAACAGCCCTAAACAGCAGAACCCAGCCATGCACAGGGGTTCATAAATTACACCAAATTGTctgtaaatttatgaaaaaaagtgtTATAAATATTATGCTAATAGTAGAAGTTTACGAACCTTATcaattacattatatatttgttCAGAAATAAAGTTATGTTTGATGGAAAGAGAAAGGCCCTATAATTAGTTTATCATACCAACACTTACTAGGAATAGTAGTAACGACTTCTCCAACCTGTAATCTGTACAAAATTGTAGTTTTTCCTGCTCCATCTAATcccaaaattaaaattctcatttccCGGGTTCCAAACAGACtggaaaaaatgcttgagaaAAAGCCAcctgaaaaaataacaaagatgtATTTCAATATCATTTCATGAACTAGGTCCACAAAACATTTAATCTTACCCTTTGAAAGCTACAGcaaattaaataatattgtaatattttcCCCGATTCATAGGTGCATATTTTTGCTTCCAATGAAATACATTATTCAACATCAAACTAGTAATTACTGATTGTTACCATGTCCTGGATACTGTGTCAGGCAGGCACAGAAGATACActcaaaaataagagaaacaggaccactgccctcatggagctctcTTTCTAATCGAGAGAATATGGATATCTTAGCATGATCGCCTCACTACCCCCAGAAACCAAAGGGCAAATCAGAATGACAGTGGGACAGTGAGGTCCTTGAACATGAAAAGCAATTATTGTTGTACAGCAGCAGTACCATCGTAAGTACCTTCAATCACTGACGCCACACACAATACCTGGTTATTTTACCAAGAAATGGCAAAATTAAGAGCTGCAAGTCTGGAAAAATGAATCCACCATGGGTTAGAGAACCTTGAACATTTGTAACACAAGGGGTGTGACTTGACAAAAATCCTTTCTACCTTTTACAGgttaaaaagaagcagaagaggggcttccctggtggcgcagtggttgagagtccgcctgccaatgcaggagacacgggttcgagccctggtctgggaagatcccacatgccgcggagcaactgggcccgtgagccacaactactgagcctgcgcgtctggagcctgtgctccgcaacaagagaggccacgatagtgagaggcccgcgcaccgcgatgaagagtggcccccgcttgccacaactagagaaagccctcgcacagaaacgaagacccaacacagccaaaaaaaaaacataaat
The genomic region above belongs to Balaenoptera musculus isolate JJ_BM4_2016_0621 chromosome 10, mBalMus1.pri.v3, whole genome shotgun sequence and contains:
- the ARL1 gene encoding ADP-ribosylation factor-like protein 1, whose amino-acid sequence is MGGFFSSIFSSLFGTREMRILILGLDGAGKTTILYRLQVGEVVTTIPTIGFNVETVTYKNLKFQVWDLGGQTSIRPYWRCYYSNTDAVIYVVDSCDRDRIGISKSELVAMLEEEELRKAILVVFANKQDMEQAMTPSEMANSLGLPALKDRKWQIFKTSATKGTGLDEAMEWLVETLKSRQ